Proteins from one Anopheles nili chromosome 2, idAnoNiliSN_F5_01, whole genome shotgun sequence genomic window:
- the LOC128721024 gene encoding uncharacterized protein LOC128721024: protein MAWWFNIWNVHETIHPFFLLLKFNILSQCCSYCQDTTQSIDPSIMLMSLPGEDALAAFNTFSVLVKCLGINPPVSCERKRTHPTYRFVNISSIICSTAFYGYLLLTFSLDSGELKLGLQSLIIVRMHDLYFVLRYLTVIVVQAHVFRNGAKINRLFLVLNDISNVLAELANRKGFKCKILYIGTVRFAKHLCIFSISYPFVCLGISYFFLMLLGQNQFNAHVSQFVRLLCFTTYVHLWLQATLALLLVLSRYEALKNVWGMYFPTNLPVVNLGTEFTICSEKEQINVLKQIKILHDKLNDVVELVNYCFSVQITFCVGLCFVIGVVCSFGLFRAFIYRNELFYMGVLNFVWYLYYLLFVLFFIAVGSKITREGNRIGVLVHKAINCSSSTVVINELNLFSQQLLHRSPVITCGLFVYDWTLWYTMIGATATYLIILIQFDVSFPNLVNVNATTNT from the exons ATGGCCTGGTGGTTCAATATTTGGAACGTTCACGAAACGATTcacccgtttttccttcttctgaAA TTCAATATTCTGTCGCAGTGTTGCTCTTATTGTCAAGATACAACGCAATCAATAGATCCTTCAA TCATGCTAATGTCTTTACCTGGAGAGGACGCACTCGCCGCATTTAACACTTTCAGTGTATTGGTAAAGTGCCTTGGCATCAACCCACCCGTGTCTTGCGAGCGAAAACGTACCCATCCGACATATCGATTCGTCAATATTTCATCAATCATTTGTTCCACCGCATTCTATGGTTATCTTCTACTTACCTTTTCGTTGGATAGTGGTGAACTTAAACTGGGTTTACAATCACTGATCATAGTTCGTATGCATGATTTGTATTTTGTGCTGCGCTACCTAACTGTGATCGTGGTGCAGGCTCATGTATTTAGGAATGGAGCTAAAATCAATCGGTTGTTTCTGGTGCTTAACGACATTTCAAATGTGCTGGCTGAATTGGCAAATCGTAAAGGGTTTAAGTGTAAAATCTTGTACATAGGAACAGTTCGGTTTGCAAAACatctttgcattttttccatatcTTATCCATTCGTTTGCCTTGGCATATCTTACTTCTTTCTGATGTTACTAGGCCAAAACCAGTTTAATGCACACGTTTCTCAATTCGTACGGCTACTCTGTTTTACTACTTACGTACATTTATGGTTGCAAGCCACTTTGGCCCTGTTGTTAGTGTTGTCACGCTATGAAGCACTGAAGAATGTCTGGGG AATGTACTTTCCCACAAACCTACCCGTTGTTAATCTCGGCACCGAGTTTACGATATGCAGCGAGAAAGAACAGATCaatgttttgaaacaaattaaaattctacATGACAAACTAAATGACGTCGTGGAGCTCGTTAATTACTGTTTTTCGGTACAG ataACATTTTGTGTAGGATTATGCTTCGTCATTGGAGTTGTTTGTTCATTTGGCCTATTCCGGGCTTTTATATATCGTAACGAACTATTCTACATGGGTGTGTTAAACTTTGTGTGGTACTTGTATTATCTTCTTTTTGTCTTGTTCTTTATCGCTGTTGGTAGCAAAATAACTCGTGAG GGTAATAGAATTGGCGTACTTGTGCATAAAGCCATCAACTGTTCATCTTCTACGGTGGTCATCAATGAA TTGAATCTATTTTCACAGCAGCTGCTTCATCGTAGTCCGGTAATAACATGTGGGTTATTTGTTTACGATTGGACACTTTGGTACACG ATGATTGGAGCCACAGCAACGTACCTTATCATCTTAATTCAATTCGATGTCTCGTTCCCGAATTTGGTTAATGTTAACGCTACAACGAACACCTAA